From Bos mutus isolate GX-2022 chromosome 5, NWIPB_WYAK_1.1, whole genome shotgun sequence, one genomic window encodes:
- the DENND6B gene encoding protein DENND6B isoform X3: MDQGAGAGAGPQRARGRLGAPSSGMRAPGTPWARFSAWLECVCVVTFDLELGQALEKSSICYLSFPDSHSGCLGDTQFSFRIRQCGGQRCPGHAGEKRGDRGAPASLQREPAHYFGYVYFRQVKDSSVKRGYFQKSLVLLSRLPFVRLFQALLGLVAPEFFDKLAPCLEAVCNEIDQWPAPAPGRTLSLPVMGVVLQVHIPSRADTPESGPLEPSGHETLLPASVVLPSVHELDLFRCFRPVLAHVQLLWELMLLGEPLLVLAPSPAVSSEMVLALTSCLQPLKFCCDYRPYFTIHDSEFKEFTTRTQAPPNVVLGVTNPFFIKTLQHWPHILRVGEPKMSGDLPKQVKLKKPSRLKTLDTKPGPCSSSPGTQRQALGPGRGGQWGWHSRRGCPHPQSRARGSLPSPGLYTAYTAHLHRDKALLRRLLKGLQKKRTSDVQTAVLRRHLLELTQSFIIPLEHYMASLMPLQKGIVPWKTPPQIRPFRQDDFLQSLERSGPQLTCVLKGDWLGLYRRFFKSPHFDGWYRQRHREMTQKLEALHLEAICEANIEIWMKDKSEVEVVDLILKLRERLVRAQGHQLPVKEATLKRARLYIDTAISSLPKDLQAVLCPP; this comes from the exons AAAAGCAGCATCTGCTACCTGTCCTTTCCCGACTCCCACTCAG GCTGCCTTGGGGACACGCAGTTCAGCTTTCGCATCCGTCAGTGTGGAGGGCAGAGGTGCCCCGGGCACGCGGGTGAGAAGCGTGGCGACAGAGGGGCCCCCGCGTCACTCCAG AGAGAGCCCGCACACTACTTTGGCTACGTGTACTTCAGGCAGGTGAAGGACAGCTCCGTGAAGCGGGGCTACTTCCAGAAG TCGCTGGTGCTGCTGTCCCGCCTGCCCTTTGTCCGGCTGTTCCAGGCACTGCTGGGCCTGGTGGCCCCCGAGTTCTTCGACAAGCTGGCGCCCTGCCTGGAAGCAG TCTGCAACGAGATCGACCAATGGCCGGCGCCCGCGCCGGGGCGGACCCTGAGCCTGCCCGTCATGGGAGTCGTCCTCCAG GTGCACATCCCATCGAGAGCGGACACACCTGAGTCCGGGCCCCTGGAGCCCAGCGGCCACGAG ACCCTGCTGCCAGCCTCGGTGGTCCTCCCCAGCGTCCACGAGCTGGACCTGTTCAG gtGCTTCCGGCCCGTGCTGGCCCACGTGCAGCTGCTGTGGGAGCTGATGCTGCTCGGGGAGCCCCTGCTGGTCCTGGCGCCTTCGCCCGCCGTGTCCTCGGAGATGGTCCTGGCGCTGACAAG CTGCCTGCAGCCCCTCAAGTTCTGCTGCGATTACCGCCCCTACTTCACCATCCATGACAGCGAGTTCAAGGAGTTTACCACGCGCACGCAGGCCCC acCAAACGTGGTCCTGGGAGTCACAAACCCTTTCTTTATCAAAACACTCCAGCACTGGCCCCACATTCTCCGAGTCGGGGAGCCCAAGATGTCAG gggaccttcccaagcaGGTCAAACTGAAAAAGCCCTCGAGGCTGAAGACCCTGGACACCAAGCCAGGTCCGTGTTCCTCTTCTCCTGGGACCCAGAGACAGGCCTTGGGGCCGGGCAGGGGCGGGCAGTGGGGCTGGCACAGCCGGAGggggtgcccccacccccagagcagAGCACGCGGCTCTCTGCCCTCCCCAGGCCTCTACACCGCGTACACAGCCCACCTCCACCGAGACAAGGCCCTGCTCAGACGGCTGCTGAAG GGCCTGCAGAAGAAGCGGACGTCGGATGTGCAGACGGCGGTGCTGAGGCGCCACCTCTTGGAGCTCACTCAGAGCTTCATCATCCCTCTG GAGCACTACATGGCCAGCCTCATGCCGCTGCAGAAGGGCATCGTGCCCTGGAAG ACTCCTCCCCAGATCCGCCCCTTCCGCCAGGATGACTTCCTGCAAAGCCTGGAGCGATCTGGGCCCCAGCTCACCTGTGTCCTCAAGGGCGACTGGCTGGGCCTCTACAG GCGGTTTTTCAAGTCCCCCCATTTTGACGGGTGGTACCGGCAGCGGCACAGGGAGATGACCCAGAAGCTTGAGGCCCTTCACCTCGAGGCCATCTGTGAGGCG AACATCGAGATCTGGATGAAGGACAAGTCCGAGGTGGAGGTCGTGGATCTGATCCTGAAACTTCGGGAGAGGCTG GTTCGGGCGCAGGGCCACCAGCTGCCCGTGAAGGAGGCGACACTGAAGCGGGCACGGCTGTACATCGACACGGCCATCAGCTCCCTGCCCAAGGACCTGCAGGCCGTCCTGTGCCCTCCCTAG